From one Sulfurovum sp. UBA12169 genomic stretch:
- a CDS encoding acetyl-CoA carboxylase carboxyl transferase subunit alpha, producing the protein MTTYLDFEQKIAQIQDLIESVQASGNTIAFAKLQKDLEKEVAKTFGSLSDYQKLQLARHPDRPYALDYIRMIMENAYEIHGDRAFRDDPAMLCYIGWIGGQKAMVIGEQKGRGVKNKIKRNFGMPNPEGYRKALRAVRLAEKFDIPVLMLIDTPGAYPGLGAEERGQSEAIARNLFEFASVKVPLVSIVIGEGGSGGALAIGVADKLAMMRYSVFAVISPEGCSAILWNDPSKVEAATKALKITPNDLLEHKLVDDVLDEPLIGAHRDKETAAQVVKEYFLQSVKSLRELSESELLEQRYAKLTGVGAYSE; encoded by the coding sequence ATGACAACCTATCTGGATTTTGAGCAAAAAATTGCACAGATTCAAGATCTTATTGAATCTGTGCAGGCTAGCGGAAATACAATTGCATTTGCAAAACTTCAAAAAGATTTGGAAAAAGAAGTAGCAAAAACATTTGGCTCTCTTAGCGATTATCAAAAACTTCAACTTGCTCGTCATCCGGATAGACCTTACGCTCTTGATTATATCAGAATGATTATGGAAAATGCCTATGAAATTCACGGAGACAGGGCATTTAGAGATGATCCCGCCATGCTGTGCTATATCGGCTGGATAGGCGGTCAAAAAGCCATGGTGATCGGTGAGCAAAAAGGGCGCGGCGTTAAAAATAAGATCAAAAGAAATTTTGGTATGCCCAATCCCGAAGGATACAGAAAAGCCCTTCGTGCAGTCAGACTGGCAGAGAAGTTTGATATCCCTGTTTTGATGCTCATAGATACTCCGGGCGCCTATCCGGGACTTGGTGCAGAAGAGAGAGGACAGAGTGAAGCCATTGCCAGAAATCTTTTTGAGTTTGCTTCAGTAAAGGTGCCGCTTGTTTCGATTGTCATCGGTGAAGGCGGTTCAGGAGGCGCTTTGGCAATAGGGGTTGCAGATAAGCTTGCGATGATGCGCTATTCCGTTTTTGCTGTTATCTCTCCGGAAGGATGTTCGGCTATTTTATGGAATGACCCTTCCAAGGTAGAGGCCGCAACAAAAGCACTGAAAATAACCCCCAATGATCTTTTGGAACATAAACTTGTTGACGATGTGCTCGATGAACCTCTTATCGGCGCACACCGAGACAAAGAGACTGCAGCGCAAGTGGTTAAAGAATATTTTTTGCAAAGTGTAAAATCACTCAGAGAGCTCTCAGAAAGCGAATTGCTTGAGCAGCGTTATGCCAAATTGACCGGCGTGGGCGCTTATTCTGAGTAA
- a CDS encoding DedA family protein yields the protein MIHTIANTLVSAIGEWGYWGIFLLMFIESTFFPFPSEVVMIPAGYLAHKGEMNLYLIVLVGIAGSVAGALFNYYIALWFGRSFLLKYGKYMFIKAETLEKLEKFFYKHGELSTFNGRLIPGIRQLISLPAGLARMNVATFSFYSGLGAGIWVIVLVMLGYLLGSNEALISEHLASATLIALICVVLITLFYIVRNKRRKEILEE from the coding sequence ATGATACACACTATAGCCAATACTCTTGTTTCTGCTATTGGAGAGTGGGGGTATTGGGGTATATTTCTTTTGATGTTTATTGAGAGTACGTTTTTCCCTTTCCCCAGTGAAGTCGTTATGATACCGGCCGGTTATCTTGCCCATAAAGGTGAGATGAATCTTTATTTGATCGTTTTGGTAGGCATAGCGGGCTCTGTTGCGGGAGCACTTTTTAATTATTATATTGCACTTTGGTTTGGCAGAAGTTTTTTGCTCAAATACGGAAAATATATGTTTATCAAGGCTGAAACGCTTGAAAAGTTAGAAAAGTTTTTCTATAAGCACGGCGAACTTTCTACTTTCAACGGAAGGCTTATCCCCGGCATCAGACAGCTCATCTCATTGCCTGCAGGATTGGCACGCATGAATGTTGCAACGTTTTCTTTTTATTCGGGGCTGGGTGCGGGCATTTGGGTGATTGTTTTGGTGATGCTGGGATATTTGCTTGGCTCCAATGAGGCGCTTATCTCCGAGCATCTTGCATCTGCAACACTGATTGCCCTTATTTGCGTAGTGCTGATCACTCTTTTTTATATTGTTCGAAACAAAAGAAGAAAAGAGATACTTGAAGAATAG
- a CDS encoding ATP-dependent RNA helicase DbpA: MKTFNTIKEIPQALLENLASLGFSQMTQIQDKAIVPILEGKDILAQSKTGSGKTLAFGLPCIMRTDINQNKPQTIVITPTRELADQIAVELRKVASYKANLKIITLYGGVPLRTQAQSLAKGAHILIGTPGRIQDHLAKETLVLDSINTLVLDEADRMLDMGFYDEIIKIGSNMPRSKQTLLFSATFPQKIEKLAKALLKQPLTLKVDTLQESAKIDEIVYETSDKFKTLTTLIHSYKPESLLIFCNTKAQAISLTDALHHQGHSAIDIHGDLEQKERNESVIVFSNGSKRILVATDVASRGLDIKGIELIINYDLPFDKEVYTHRIGRTGRADATGTAISLYEPKESAKCSYITSSARTADIKELRVDTAFKMTSEYETLCINGGKKNKLRAADILGTLCKEIGVEHKLIGKIYIADTKSYVALHHSVANKVLKALKEIKIKKKKYLAWMVG; encoded by the coding sequence ATGAAAACATTCAATACTATCAAAGAAATACCTCAGGCACTTTTAGAAAATCTAGCCTCTTTGGGCTTTAGCCAAATGACACAGATACAAGATAAAGCTATTGTTCCTATTTTGGAGGGCAAAGATATCCTCGCACAATCCAAGACCGGTTCAGGCAAAACTCTGGCATTTGGCCTGCCCTGCATCATGCGTACAGATATCAACCAAAACAAACCTCAAACTATTGTTATCACGCCCACCAGAGAATTGGCAGACCAAATAGCTGTCGAACTTCGAAAAGTAGCCTCGTATAAAGCGAATCTCAAGATCATTACACTCTATGGGGGCGTACCGCTTCGTACGCAGGCTCAATCGCTTGCCAAGGGGGCGCATATACTTATAGGCACACCGGGGCGTATCCAGGATCATCTTGCCAAAGAGACACTTGTGCTCGATAGCATTAACACCCTTGTGCTTGACGAAGCAGACCGCATGCTGGATATGGGTTTCTATGATGAGATCATCAAAATTGGCTCCAACATGCCTCGATCCAAACAGACGCTTCTTTTCTCGGCCACTTTTCCGCAGAAGATAGAAAAATTGGCCAAAGCCCTCCTAAAACAGCCTCTTACCCTCAAGGTAGATACGCTCCAAGAAAGTGCCAAAATAGATGAGATAGTTTATGAGACTTCTGATAAATTTAAAACCCTCACAACCCTTATACACTCTTACAAACCGGAATCTCTGCTTATTTTTTGCAATACAAAAGCGCAAGCCATATCTCTTACTGATGCATTGCATCATCAAGGACATTCTGCCATCGACATACATGGCGACCTGGAACAAAAAGAACGCAACGAATCTGTCATTGTTTTTTCCAATGGTTCCAAACGCATTCTTGTGGCTACCGATGTTGCCTCAAGAGGCCTGGACATTAAAGGTATTGAGCTTATTATCAATTATGATTTGCCTTTTGACAAAGAAGTCTATACCCATCGTATCGGACGCACCGGGCGTGCGGACGCCACAGGAACGGCAATTTCTCTCTATGAACCCAAAGAGAGCGCCAAATGCTCCTATATCACCTCTTCGGCCCGCACGGCAGACATCAAAGAGTTGCGTGTCGATACAGCATTTAAAATGACATCTGAGTATGAGACACTTTGTATCAATGGCGGCAAAAAAAACAAACTGCGCGCCGCAGATATATTGGGTACTCTATGCAAAGAGATAGGCGTTGAACATAAATTGATAGGAAAGATATATATTGCCGACACAAAGTCTTATGTCGCACTTCATCACTCAGTGGCAAATAAAGTTTTAAAAGCATTAAAAGAGATTAAGATCAAAAAGAAAAAATATCTTGCCTGGATGGTGGGGTAA
- a CDS encoding bifunctional ornithine acetyltransferase/N-acetylglutamate synthase yields the protein MFKLFPLKNGLENVQGFFFGAANVGMRTKPSDSKSNEIAGDVAFIRSDTPCDIAAVFTTNVFQAAPIKHFQKYPKDFQTNFILMNAKNANAMTGEKGIEDIDTLFSSLSKKIDVLNPVMSSTGVIGYRLPIDKIASAFDTLDFNARNSDQTAKAIMTTDSFKKELAYKVELENGGSFHIGAICKGAGMINPAMATMLCFVITDADIPKADMTELLNDATENSFNRISVDGDTSTNDTVLLLANKQSGSYHKEAFAKALEKIMFELAMLILKDGEGANKLVAFEVKGAKNQDEAKKASRALSNSLLVKTALFGEDPNWGRIASTIGASGIACDDRTLSIYYDDLLIYSGEHRELDKARENEAYKIMKQESFKVTCDLGLGDGAYTSYGCDLSYEYVKINAEYRT from the coding sequence ATGTTTAAACTTTTCCCTTTAAAGAACGGCCTTGAAAACGTGCAAGGCTTTTTTTTCGGTGCTGCCAATGTGGGTATGCGCACCAAACCGTCAGATTCAAAGTCAAATGAGATCGCCGGCGATGTTGCTTTTATACGCAGCGATACGCCTTGTGATATTGCTGCGGTGTTTACCACCAATGTTTTCCAGGCGGCGCCCATCAAACATTTTCAAAAATATCCTAAAGATTTTCAAACCAATTTTATACTGATGAATGCCAAAAATGCCAATGCCATGACAGGAGAAAAAGGCATCGAAGATATTGACACTCTCTTCTCTTCTCTTTCAAAAAAGATCGACGTTCTTAATCCGGTCATGAGCTCGACGGGTGTAATCGGGTATCGTTTGCCGATCGACAAAATCGCTTCTGCATTCGATACACTCGATTTCAATGCCAGAAATTCCGATCAGACGGCAAAAGCTATCATGACAACAGACAGTTTCAAAAAAGAGCTTGCCTACAAAGTAGAACTTGAAAACGGAGGATCGTTTCACATCGGAGCTATCTGTAAAGGCGCGGGCATGATCAATCCTGCGATGGCAACCATGCTCTGTTTTGTGATTACCGATGCCGATATCCCTAAAGCCGATATGACCGAACTGCTTAACGATGCAACCGAAAACTCTTTCAACCGCATCTCTGTCGACGGCGATACCTCGACCAACGATACGGTTTTGCTTCTTGCCAACAAACAAAGCGGAAGCTATCATAAAGAAGCTTTTGCCAAAGCATTGGAGAAAATTATGTTCGAACTGGCCATGCTTATCCTTAAAGACGGCGAAGGGGCAAACAAACTTGTCGCATTTGAAGTAAAAGGCGCTAAAAACCAAGATGAAGCCAAAAAAGCCTCAAGAGCGCTTAGCAACTCACTGCTTGTCAAAACAGCGCTTTTTGGGGAAGATCCAAATTGGGGGCGTATCGCTTCTACGATTGGGGCGAGCGGTATAGCATGCGATGACCGTACGCTCTCCATTTATTATGATGATCTGCTTATTTATTCAGGTGAGCATAGAGAACTGGATAAAGCACGTGAAAATGAAGCCTACAAAATTATGAAACAAGAAAGCTTTAAAGTCACATGCGACTTAGGCTTGGGAGATGGGGCTTATACCTCTTACGGCTGTGATTTAAGCTATGAATATGTGAAAATCAATGCAGAGTACAGAACCTAA
- a CDS encoding potassium channel protein codes for MSAIATLKTFLGWRSAPKPHITLNDEYYSHLASFRLPLILTVFMMLIGTMGYMIIDDFPLMDAIYQTGVTFTTVGFGEIRPISDLGRIFTITLIIFGFIVFSIAIGIIVEVVKKGEFQKTAKERTMLYEIARLKYHFVVCYHNEFTIQVTKELRANHIPFVVVDPREDLEEIAKKYRYPYFVSAQPHTQEGILKSHLSSAKGLITLADNVADNIAAIASTRLYETEIHRARKFLIISSAQNQEDDEKLLKLGADRVVTATSLLAQRVNAMAARPDMENLLQEFLYKRDTPLDMEEAKVSKTSWLALKMIKTARLRDIANVTIIGIRQKDDKFIPMPKGDIIIMPESKLLLIGTSEGISKAKKIIRKKEKPEELKYV; via the coding sequence TTGAGTGCTATTGCCACACTAAAAACGTTTCTCGGCTGGAGAAGCGCCCCCAAACCGCATATTACACTAAATGATGAGTATTATTCCCATTTAGCCTCTTTTAGACTTCCGCTCATTCTTACTGTTTTTATGATGCTTATCGGCACCATGGGCTACATGATCATTGATGATTTTCCCCTTATGGACGCTATCTACCAAACCGGCGTCACCTTTACTACGGTAGGATTTGGAGAGATACGTCCCATCTCTGACTTGGGAAGAATATTTACGATTACCCTGATTATCTTTGGTTTTATTGTGTTTTCCATCGCCATAGGTATTATCGTAGAAGTAGTCAAAAAGGGTGAATTTCAAAAAACTGCCAAGGAGCGCACAATGCTTTATGAGATTGCCAGACTTAAATACCATTTTGTTGTCTGCTACCACAATGAATTTACCATACAGGTCACCAAAGAACTTCGTGCAAATCACATCCCCTTTGTCGTTGTTGATCCCAGAGAAGATCTCGAAGAGATAGCTAAAAAATACCGCTATCCCTACTTTGTGTCTGCCCAGCCTCATACCCAAGAAGGTATTTTGAAATCTCATCTTTCCAGCGCCAAAGGCCTCATCACACTCGCAGACAACGTGGCGGATAACATTGCCGCTATCGCATCGACACGACTTTATGAAACAGAAATTCATCGTGCAAGAAAATTTCTTATCATCTCCAGTGCACAAAATCAAGAAGATGACGAAAAACTGCTTAAACTGGGCGCAGACAGGGTAGTCACCGCCACATCACTTTTGGCGCAACGCGTCAATGCTATGGCGGCAAGACCCGACATGGAAAATCTTTTACAGGAATTTCTGTACAAAAGAGATACACCGCTTGATATGGAAGAGGCGAAAGTATCAAAAACCTCTTGGCTTGCGCTTAAAATGATCAAAACTGCGCGCTTAAGAGACATTGCCAATGTAACAATCATCGGAATACGTCAAAAAGATGATAAATTCATACCTATGCCTAAGGGGGATATTATTATCATGCCCGAATCAAAACTTTTACTGATAGGCACAAGCGAAGGTATCAGTAAAGCCAAAAAAATCATACGCAAAAAAGAAAAACCAGAGGAGCTCAAATATGTTTAA
- the rpmB gene encoding 50S ribosomal protein L28, with product MSRKCSVSGKGPLTGNNVSHANNKTKRRQLPNIRTVKITLEDGTTQRIKVAASTLRTMKKQAAKATAAN from the coding sequence ATGTCAAGAAAATGTTCAGTTTCAGGCAAAGGACCGCTTACGGGAAATAATGTTTCTCATGCAAACAACAAAACAAAAAGAAGACAGCTTCCAAACATTAGAACGGTGAAAATCACATTGGAAGACGGGACGACTCAGCGTATCAAAGTTGCTGCTTCTACACTTAGAACAATGAAAAAACAAGCTGCCAAAGCTACAGCAGCCAACTAA
- the rpe gene encoding ribulose-phosphate 3-epimerase, giving the protein MLVAPSILSADFGYLARDVEAICEGGCDFVHVDVMDGHFVPNLTIGPVVVDAVATAATKPLDVHLMVQNNSFFVDLFAPLKPEFISFHIEEEKHPHRLIQKIRSLGIRPAIVLNPHTPPEAIEFLLEDVDMVLLMSVNPGFGGQRFISSVIEKAKRLKKLIMQKNPACLIEVDGGVNDENVKLLEEAGVDVVVAGSFVYGHPEGIKEAIASLR; this is encoded by the coding sequence ATGTTAGTTGCCCCAAGTATACTTTCTGCTGATTTTGGATATTTGGCAAGGGATGTGGAAGCCATCTGCGAGGGCGGTTGCGATTTTGTGCATGTGGATGTGATGGACGGGCATTTTGTGCCAAATCTCACGATAGGTCCTGTAGTTGTGGATGCAGTGGCCACAGCCGCCACTAAACCCCTTGATGTTCATTTAATGGTGCAGAACAACAGCTTTTTTGTTGATCTGTTCGCACCGTTAAAGCCTGAATTTATCTCTTTTCATATCGAAGAAGAAAAACATCCTCACAGGCTTATACAAAAAATCCGTTCTTTGGGCATTCGTCCGGCTATTGTGCTCAATCCGCATACACCTCCCGAAGCCATAGAGTTTTTGCTTGAAGATGTAGATATGGTTTTGCTGATGAGTGTCAACCCCGGATTTGGCGGACAAAGGTTTATCTCTTCTGTGATTGAAAAAGCCAAACGCCTTAAAAAGCTTATCATGCAAAAAAATCCCGCATGCCTTATAGAGGTCGATGGCGGCGTGAATGATGAAAACGTAAAGCTTCTTGAAGAAGCAGGCGTAGATGTCGTAGTCGCAGGTTCATTTGTTTACGGCCATCCCGAAGGAATTAAAGAAGCTATAGCTTCTTTAAGATAA
- a CDS encoding N-(5'-phosphoribosyl)anthranilate isomerase, with the protein MTRVKICGITNLQDALDAVECGADALGFVFYDQSPRYIDPEQAKQIIDKLPPFIERVGLFVDEKAETINRICKYTGISLAQIHFDADEELTDAIDFKTLPVVRAKSIEELDKFKNRYRLIDVYSRAYGGTGDRLDLSWFKNRDCSKMILAGGLTPENLDEIKGFGFYGVDVSSGVEAAKGKKDPKKVAQFIANAKCI; encoded by the coding sequence ATGACTAGAGTCAAGATATGCGGAATCACAAATCTTCAGGATGCACTGGATGCAGTCGAGTGCGGAGCAGATGCGTTGGGATTTGTATTTTACGACCAATCGCCACGCTATATTGATCCCGAGCAAGCAAAGCAGATCATCGATAAACTGCCTCCTTTTATAGAAAGAGTGGGGCTGTTTGTGGATGAAAAGGCTGAAACAATCAATAGGATATGCAAATATACAGGCATCTCTTTGGCGCAAATTCATTTTGATGCAGACGAAGAGCTGACGGATGCAATTGATTTCAAAACCCTCCCGGTGGTAAGGGCAAAAAGCATCGAAGAGCTGGATAAATTTAAAAATAGATATCGTCTTATAGATGTATATAGCCGGGCATACGGCGGTACAGGCGATCGTCTTGACCTCTCATGGTTCAAAAACAGGGATTGTTCGAAGATGATTCTTGCAGGAGGACTCACGCCTGAAAACCTTGACGAAATAAAGGGCTTTGGATTTTACGGTGTTGATGTCAGTTCCGGCGTTGAAGCGGCAAAAGGCAAGAAAGATCCTAAGAAAGTAGCACAGTTTATAGCAAATGCGAAATGTATTTAG
- a CDS encoding DNA polymerase III subunit epsilon yields MRNVFSELTNAFRKNRGILSSERYKQIVMKHTTLLEDSDTIFILLQASGYPIVQEDEQYRLETFFTSHEEQHYCVIDIETNGSKPGTSQVIEIGAVMMQNGRIIDSLETFVECAFLPEYITKITGIEPTDLIGAPSRKEALTRLRHFMGDAVFVAHNADFDYNFLNASFDRFGLGTIGNPKLCTIDLAKRTFESERYGLAYLIESLQIETATHHRAYSDALCAARVMQKSFETLPGYVSTTDDLLQFSLSSKKSRRASKEQSGITP; encoded by the coding sequence ATGCGAAATGTATTTAGTGAACTAACCAACGCCTTTCGCAAGAATAGAGGCATACTCTCTTCGGAGCGGTACAAACAAATTGTGATGAAGCACACTACGCTATTGGAAGACAGTGATACGATTTTTATTTTGCTGCAAGCTTCCGGATATCCTATTGTGCAGGAAGATGAACAGTATCGTTTGGAAACCTTCTTTACTTCCCATGAAGAACAGCACTACTGTGTCATAGACATAGAAACCAACGGAAGCAAACCCGGAACGTCCCAGGTGATAGAGATAGGGGCGGTGATGATGCAGAACGGCCGGATCATTGACAGCCTGGAAACTTTTGTGGAGTGTGCCTTTTTGCCCGAGTATATCACTAAAATAACAGGCATAGAGCCGACCGATCTCATTGGTGCACCAAGCCGAAAAGAGGCATTGACCAGGTTGCGGCATTTTATGGGAGATGCGGTTTTTGTAGCGCATAATGCCGATTTTGATTATAATTTTTTAAATGCCTCTTTCGACCGGTTTGGGTTGGGGACCATAGGTAATCCTAAGCTTTGCACGATTGATCTGGCTAAGCGCACGTTTGAGAGTGAGCGGTATGGATTGGCATATCTGATCGAATCTTTACAGATAGAGACGGCTACCCATCACCGCGCCTACAGTGATGCGCTGTGTGCAGCAAGGGTGATGCAAAAAAGCTTTGAAACACTTCCGGGATATGTGAGTACAACCGATGATCTGCTGCAATTTTCACTTTCAAGCAAAAAAAGCAGAAGAGCAAGCAAAGAACAATCGGGCATCACTCCTTGA
- a CDS encoding gamma carbonic anhydrase family protein → MLLSFKEWTPRLKQNAWIAQGASVIGRVEMGEDSAVWFGCVVRGDVHYIKIGDRSNIQDLSMIHVTHHKNEDMSDGHPTIIGNDVTVGHRVMLHGCTIEDACLIGMSATILDGAVIGKESIVGAGALVTKNKKFPPRSLIMGSPAQAVRELTEEEVKELYASAARYVAFKNEYR, encoded by the coding sequence ATGCTGCTATCATTTAAAGAGTGGACACCTCGGCTTAAACAAAATGCCTGGATAGCCCAAGGCGCATCAGTGATCGGGCGCGTGGAGATGGGAGAAGACAGCGCCGTATGGTTTGGCTGTGTAGTGCGCGGTGACGTTCACTACATCAAAATAGGCGACAGAAGCAACATCCAAGATCTCAGCATGATACACGTCACCCACCATAAAAATGAAGATATGAGTGACGGCCACCCCACCATCATCGGCAATGACGTAACGGTGGGGCACCGCGTCATGCTCCATGGCTGCACTATTGAAGATGCCTGTCTGATCGGCATGAGCGCAACCATACTTGACGGTGCCGTCATCGGAAAAGAATCAATTGTGGGCGCGGGTGCTTTGGTGACAAAAAACAAAAAATTTCCTCCGCGCAGCCTTATCATGGGAAGCCCTGCCCAAGCGGTACGGGAACTCACAGAAGAAGAGGTGAAAGAGCTTTATGCCTCTGCGGCACGCTATGTAGCGTTTAAAAACGAATACCGATAG
- a CDS encoding RNA degradosome polyphosphate kinase, with product MSPDLNLSQLYFNRELSWLQFNSRVLAQAMDEKLPPLERLKFLAIYGTNLDEFYMIRVAGLKAIFKARIQETGADKLSPAEQLEQIQEYLHKEKEVLESCYTSVISQLHSHGVSIKRFHALDYEEQAQIKEIFLGEIYPVILPIAVDATHPFPHLNNLSFGLAATLKDDFGHIKHGLVRIPRILPRFIPLGQTFVPIESIVKHFISELFPGFTAIASTPFRVTRNADIEIEEEEADDFLELLQEGLRSRNKGSLIRLELIEGGDRDLIHFLLSHLNLDDKDIYSYKNVPLNLGGFWQIVGDQALSHLTLPTFSPKTLPPLDSENIFDAIDKQDVLLYHPFDSFDPVVKFIHQAAADPETLAIRMTLYRAGQKSPIVKELIDAVRDGKQVTVLVELKARFDEENNLRWAKALENAGAHVVYGIPGLKVHAKIAQVLKRKGKTLKSYVHLATGNYNPSTAKIYTDISYFTAKEEFGSDATRFFHFLTGFSTFMKLDTLLMSPTQIKPKLLQLITEESKHKHDGHIILKANSLVDTDIIKALYLASMEGCKIDLIIRGICCLKPGIKGLSENIHVYSIIGKYLEHPRIYFFKHSEVRCYIASADLMPRNLVRRIELMTPIFEENLSRKIEQIIKLQLADNQLRWELQEDGNYVKVPLFGKPINNHEILEEYVNKIHDKTKKETPDYVNRLANRILKET from the coding sequence ATGTCGCCGGATCTGAATTTATCACAGCTCTACTTCAACCGTGAACTCTCATGGCTTCAGTTCAACTCCCGTGTTCTTGCTCAGGCCATGGATGAAAAACTTCCTCCGCTTGAACGGTTGAAGTTTCTTGCCATCTACGGAACCAATCTAGATGAGTTTTATATGATACGCGTCGCAGGCCTCAAGGCAATCTTTAAAGCCCGCATTCAAGAAACAGGGGCAGACAAGCTCTCTCCCGCCGAACAGCTTGAGCAGATCCAGGAGTACCTGCACAAAGAAAAAGAAGTGCTTGAGTCCTGCTATACCTCTGTCATCTCTCAGCTTCACAGTCACGGAGTTAGCATCAAACGGTTTCATGCGCTCGATTATGAGGAACAAGCACAGATCAAAGAGATATTTTTGGGTGAAATCTATCCCGTTATTCTTCCTATCGCCGTCGATGCGACACATCCCTTTCCGCACCTCAACAATCTCAGTTTTGGTCTGGCCGCGACACTTAAGGATGATTTTGGACACATCAAGCACGGATTGGTGCGTATCCCAAGGATTTTGCCGCGTTTTATACCGCTGGGTCAAACATTTGTTCCCATAGAGAGCATTGTAAAACATTTTATCTCTGAGCTTTTTCCCGGTTTTACCGCTATCGCATCCACTCCGTTTCGAGTCACACGCAATGCCGATATAGAGATAGAAGAGGAAGAAGCAGATGATTTCTTGGAACTTCTGCAAGAGGGTTTAAGATCAAGAAATAAAGGCTCTCTGATACGCCTTGAACTGATCGAAGGGGGAGACAGGGATCTTATCCACTTTTTACTCTCTCACCTCAATCTTGACGATAAAGATATCTATTCTTACAAAAACGTGCCGCTTAACCTCGGAGGGTTTTGGCAGATCGTGGGAGACCAGGCACTCTCCCATTTGACGCTGCCGACTTTCAGCCCCAAGACATTGCCTCCGCTTGACAGCGAAAATATCTTTGATGCGATCGACAAACAAGATGTTCTGCTCTATCATCCTTTTGACAGCTTTGATCCTGTGGTCAAATTTATCCATCAAGCCGCCGCCGATCCCGAAACGCTTGCCATACGCATGACACTCTATCGCGCAGGGCAAAAATCCCCGATCGTAAAAGAACTCATCGACGCCGTAAGAGACGGCAAACAAGTCACCGTGCTTGTTGAGCTTAAAGCGCGGTTTGACGAGGAGAACAATCTCAGATGGGCAAAAGCATTGGAAAATGCAGGCGCACATGTCGTGTACGGCATCCCCGGGCTTAAAGTCCATGCAAAGATCGCACAGGTGCTCAAGCGAAAAGGAAAGACGCTCAAAAGCTACGTACACCTGGCAACAGGAAACTACAATCCCAGCACAGCCAAGATCTATACAGATATCTCCTACTTTACCGCCAAAGAGGAGTTTGGCAGCGATGCGACACGTTTTTTCCATTTTCTCACCGGTTTTTCAACCTTTATGAAACTCGATACACTTCTTATGTCGCCCACACAAATAAAGCCCAAACTTCTTCAGCTCATCACCGAAGAGAGCAAACATAAACACGATGGACACATCATCCTCAAAGCCAATTCACTAGTGGATACAGATATCATCAAAGCACTTTATCTCGCTTCGATGGAAGGATGCAAAATAGATCTGATCATACGAGGCATTTGCTGCTTGAAACCCGGCATCAAAGGGCTGAGCGAAAACATTCATGTCTATTCGATCATAGGAAAATATCTCGAACATCCCCGTATCTATTTTTTCAAGCATAGTGAGGTAAGATGCTATATAGCAAGCGCGGATCTTATGCCTAGAAATCTTGTAAGACGTATTGAATTGATGACTCCCATTTTTGAGGAAAATCTCTCACGAAAAATCGAACAGATTATCAAACTCCAGCTTGCAGACAATCAATTGCGCTGGGAACTGCAAGAAGACGGAAATTATGTAAAAGTTCCTCTTTTTGGCAAACCTATCAATAATCATGAAATTTTAGAAGAATATGTCAATAAGATCCATGATAAAACTAAAAAAGAAACACCTGATTATGTCAATCGTTTGGCAAACCGTATATTAAAGGAGACATGA